The following are encoded in a window of Phaseolus vulgaris cultivar G19833 chromosome 3, P. vulgaris v2.0, whole genome shotgun sequence genomic DNA:
- the LOC137839367 gene encoding uncharacterized protein translates to MEQECATPPREFPMPFSQEIMDVVIPATFVGPKATFTGMKDPEAHLTTFHMQMMLVGGSDAVRCKLFMSTLVGTTMDWFISLPDGHVTSFAQLSKLFREQYIANRAPPPNSYDLFDVRQYQGESLKEFVNCFGAQVVKLNTKDETMMVHAFKKGICLGPFSESLIRSRRKTFGEIRRRAVAHIATVGEVNEKCACVVPTRPRAPACAQPMRVHEAATEKSAPLKKQPYEPQKLQTKGRARENKPLGHNFVVKLKDLIVVPNIEERFKMPPKTDKKLGPHKDAWCEFHQAFGHPIRNCFTLGHQLDELVKSGFLNDYLAEPQRAETPAASGED, encoded by the coding sequence ATGGAACAAGAGTGTGCTACACCTCCTAGGGAATTCCCCATGCCTTTTTCGCAGGAGATTATGGATGTTGTGATACCAGCTACGTTCGTGGGACCGAAAGCCACGTTCACAGGGATGAAGGATCCAGAGGCCCATCTCACAACTTTCCATatgcagatgatgctggttggtGGTTCTGATGCGGTAAGGTGCAAattgttcatgagcacgctgGTAGGGACGacgatggattggttcatcagcctccctgatggccacGTGACATCGTTTGCCCAGTTGTCAAAGTTGTTTAGGGAGCAGTACATTGCGAATCGCGCTCCCCCACCCAACTCTTACGATCTTTTCGATGTAAGACAATACCAGGGTGAGTCGCTGAAGGAGTTTGTTAACTGTTTtggggcgcaggtggtgaagCTTAACACCAAGGACGAGACTATGATGGTTCACGCGTTCAAAAAGGGGATTTGTCTAGGACCTTTCAGTGAATCACTCATCAGGAGCCGCCGCAAGACCTTCGGTGAAATAAGGCGTCGAGCGGTGGCTCATATCGCAACAGTGGGGGAGGTTAATGAGAAATGCGCGTGTGTTGTCCCCACGCGCCCACGAGCTCCGGCGTGTGCACAACCTATGCGGGTGCATGAGGCTGCAACGGagaagagtgcccccttgaagaAGCAGCCCTACGAGCCTCAGAAGCTTCAGActaaggggcgtgcaagggagaataagcCTTTGGGACATAATTTTGTGGTAAAGCTGAAGGATTTGAtagttgtgcccaacatagagGAGAGGTTTAAGATGCCGCCCAAGACTGATAAGAAgctgggacctcacaaggatgcttggtgtgagtttcaccaagcatTTGGCCATCCCATACGCAATTGCTTCACGTTGGGACACCAGTTGGATGAGCTGGTGAAGAGTGGGTTCTTAAACGATTACCTGGCGGAGCCACAGAGAGCTGAGACCCCAGCAGCGTCAGGTGAGGACTAG